In the genome of Neisseria lactamica, the window CTCAAGGGATTCATGTTGATTTTGCCACCGCGCTGCTTTTGAGCCTGGTGGCAACCGTCAGTGCGTGCGGCGCATCCGGCGTGGCAGGCGGTTCGCTGCTGCTGATTCCGCTGGCGTGCAGCCTGTTCGGCATCAGCAACGATGTCGCCATGCAGGTGGTTGCCGTCGGCTTTATCATCGGCGTGATTCAGGATTCGGCGGAAACGGCGTTGAATTCTTCAACCGATGTTTTGTTTACCGCTGCCGCCGATTTGGGCCGACAGAGAAACCGGGCGGAATAAACCAAGCTATGCCGTCTGAAGCCCGTTTGGCGTTCAGACGGCATATTTTTACAATTTTATGGGCATATGGCGGAAACAATACCGGCTGCCTTGAATATGAAGGAGATGATGATGTTTAAACGCAGTGTGATTGCAATGGCTTGTATTGTTGCCCTTTCAGCCTGTGGGGGCGGCGGTGGCGGATCGCCCGATGTTAAATCGGCGGACACGCTGTCAAAACCGGCCGCTCCTGTTGTTGCTGAAAAAGAGACAGAGGTAAAAGAAGATGCGCCACAGGCAGGTTCTCAAGGACAGGGCGCGCCATCCACACAAGGCAGTCAAGATATGGCGGCGGTTTCGGAAGAAAATACAGGCAATGGCGGTGCGGCAACAGCGGATAATCCCAAAAATGAAGACGAGGGGGCGCAAGATGATATGCCGCAAAAAGCCGCCGGTACAGATAGTTCGACACCGAATCACACCCCGGATCCGAATATGCCTGCCGGAAATATGGAAAATCAAGCAACGGATGCCGGGGAATCGGAGCAGCCGGCAAACCAACCGGATATGGCAAATACGGCGGACGGAATGCAGGGGGACGATCCGTCGGTAGGGGAAAATGCCGGCAATATGGCTGCCCAAGGTGCAAATCAAGCCGGAAACAATCAAGCCGCCGGTTCTTCAGATTCCACCCCTGCGTCAAACCCTGCCACTACGAATAGCGGCGGCGATTTTGGAAGGACGAACGTGGCTAATGGCATCAAACTTGATGGGCCGTCGCAAAATATAACCTTGACTCATTGTAAAGACACAGTATGCGGTAGTGATTTCTTAGATGAAGAAGCACCGTCAAAATCAGAATTTGAATCGTTAAGTGATGAAAAGAAAATTGAGAAATATAAAAA includes:
- a CDS encoding transferrin-binding protein-like solute binding protein translates to MFKRSVIAMACIVALSACGGGGGGSPDVKSADTLSKPAAPVVAEKETEVKEDAPQAGSQGQGAPSTQGSQDMAAVSEENTGNGGAATADNPKNEDEGAQDDMPQKAAGTDSSTPNHTPDPNMPAGNMENQATDAGESEQPANQPDMANTADGMQGDDPSVGENAGNMAAQGANQAGNNQAAGSSDSTPASNPATTNSGGDFGRTNVANGIKLDGPSQNITLTHCKDTVCGSDFLDEEAPSKSEFESLSDEKKIEKYKKDGEKFTNLVATEVQANGVNKYVIIYKDKSTSSARVRRSARSRRSLPAEMPLIPVNQADTLIVDGEAVILTEHPGNIFAPEGNYRYLTYGAEKLSGGSYALRVQGEPAKGEMLAGTAVYNGEVLHFHTENGRSYPTKGRFAAKVDFGSKSVDGIIDSGDDLHMGTQKFKAAINGNGFKGTWTENGGGDVSGKFYGPAGEEVAGKYSYRPTDAEKGGFGVFAGKKEQD